The following are from one region of the Miscanthus floridulus cultivar M001 unplaced genomic scaffold, ASM1932011v1 fs_377_1_2, whole genome shotgun sequence genome:
- the LOC136531598 gene encoding U3 small nucleolar RNA-associated protein 18 homolog, whose translation MSLISQNAVQKRRLRKSEADDGNDKDIGSPSSIDAEVGKEAKLKNHNKERKKKRTKVLESQQSKEEEEMRQLESSLFDSLYAPLEFGTEVGAAVVAPDRDAPLFFTDRSAGGGVDHPVYQEDMAHEDEDDVVRIKGRKPVWVDEEEERTEVDIVKVSRLRKLRKEEDEHLISGKEYEARLRGQHAKLNPFTGWADMDRKTSLPVASDGESDDEGCADDILQNNDELVVKDTVKLLPGMLEFSRLVDANIQDPSSGPINSVQFHRNGQLMLAAGLDKHLRFFQIDGKRNPKIQSIFIGDCPVHKASFLPDGSEVILSGRRKFFYSFDLVNAAVSKIGPLTGREEKSLESFEISPDSRTIAFVGNEGYILLISAKTKQLIGTLKMNGTVRSLAFADGGNQLLSSGGDGHVYHWDLGTRKCIHKAFDDGSLAGISLCTSQDSSLFATGSTSGIVNVYKRDDFLGGKRKPLKAIENLTTDIGEMKFNHDAQILAISSRKERNGMRLVHVPSFSVFQNWPGPRFSLHYPRCLDFSPGSGFLSVGHAGGKVLLYKLHHYKNA comes from the coding sequence ATGAGCTTGATATCCCAGAACGCGGTCCAGAAGCGCCGCCTCAGGAAAAGTGAAGCTGATGATGGCAATGACAAGGACATTGGTTCTCCGAGCTCCATAGATGCAGAGGTTGGGAAGGAAGCAAAGTTGAAGAATCACAATaaggaaaggaagaagaaaaggacTAAGGTGCTGGAGTCCCAGCAGAGCAAAGAGGAAGAGGAGATGCGGCAGCTGGAGAGCTCATTGTTTGATTCCCTTTATGCGCCACTGGAGTTTGGCACTGAGGTAGGGGCTGCAGTAGTAGCTCCTGACCGGGATGCGCCTTTGTTTTTCACAGATAGGTCCGCTGGTGGTGGTGTGGATCATCCTGTATATCAGGAGGATATGGCccatgaggatgaggacgacgtgGTGCGTATCAAGGGGAGGAAGCCTGTATGGGTGGATGAGGAGGAAGAAAGGACAGAAGTGGACATCGTGAAGGTTTCAAGGTTGAGGAAGCTAAGAAAAGAGGAAGATGAGCATTTGATTTCAGGGAAAGAGTATGAGGCCAGGCTGCGTGGTCAGCATGCCAAATTGAACCCCTTCACTGGCTGGGCTGATATGGACCGGAAAACTTCTCTTCCTGTCGCGTCAGATGGTGAGTCCGATGATGAAGGTTGTGCCGATGATATCCTTCAGAATAACGATGAGCTTGTTGTCAAGGATACTGTCAAGCTCTTACCTGGGATGTTAGAGTTCTCAAGGCTCGTTGATGCCAATATCCAGGATCCATCAAGTGGTCCTATCAATTCAGTGCAGTTTCATAGGAATGGGCAACTGATGCTTGCTGCAGGTTTGGACAAGCATCTAAGGTTTTTCCAGATTGATGGAAAGAGAAACCCCAAGATCCAGAGCATATTTATTGGGGACTGTCCAGTACACAAGGCCTCATTTCTACCTGATGGCTCTGAGGTGATCCTATCAGGCAGGAGAAAGTTCTTCTACTCATTTGACCTGGTGAATGCTGCTGTTAGCAAGATTGGACCTTTGACGGGGCGTGAGGAGAAAAGCCTGGAGAGCTTTGAGATATCACCTGATTCGAGAACCATTGCTTTTGTCGGTAACGAAGGGTACATCCTTCTTATTTCTGCCAAGACAAAGCAGCTCATTGGAACCCTCAAGATGAACGGAACCGTGCGTTCACTGGCTTTTGCGGATGGTGGAAACCAGCTGCTGAGCAGTGGTGGAGATGGCCATGTTTACCACTGGGATCTCGGAACAAGGAAGTGCATCCACAAGGCTTTTGACGACGGTTCCCTGGCTGGCATTTCACTTTGCACCTCGCAGGACAGCTCTTTGTTTGCCACAGGTTCTACCAGTGGCATCGTGAATGTGTACAAGAGGGATGATTTTCTTGGTGGGAAGAGGAAGCCACTGAAGGCGATCGAAAACCTGACCACTGACATCGGCGAAATGAAATTCAACCATGATGCCCAGATCTTGGCAATCAGCTCAAGGAAAGAGAGGAATGGGATGAGGCTCGTGCACGTCCCGTCCTTCAGTGTGTTCCAGAACTGGCCAGGGCCTCGGTTCAGCCTTCACTATCCACGGTGCCTGGATTTCAGCCCTGGCAGCGGGTTCTTGTCTGTCGGACACGCGGGTGGAAAGGTCCTGCTATACAAGCTTCACCACTATAAAAACGCATGA